One Papaver somniferum cultivar HN1 unplaced genomic scaffold, ASM357369v1 unplaced-scaffold_76, whole genome shotgun sequence genomic window, ggagtTCAGTcgggaataagccatgaaacggagtaatgagataaaatagattatttttctaggaattcgaTTGATGAATGTTGTATTAGCATGTAATATGTGTAGGAGcgagtttattcgagaatcgaggtatgagatgatggaagcatcatactcgttctgaatactGATTCTGTATAGAACAATGTGGCATCTTGAAGACGTTAACGCGCTATACTAGCATGGTTAAAAAAATGAAACACGACAGGGCAATTGGTCTAGTTGTATGATTCTCGCTTAGGGTGCGAGAGGTCCCGAGTTTAATTCGTGGATTGCcccctcattttttttttttttttttttgtacagtaGCTTTTAGTTGCAGAAATTAACTGCCAGGTCTCTCTTTTAGTGGGCTTTAAGAACAGTTAGAGAAATTTATTTAAGGACCCACCACAaagaagataatttttttttttttacttctctgAGTTCTCTCTCTAtcgaggaggaggagaaggagaGATCAGACAAACAACCACCACAGTACCATTGAAGATGATAAATCAGCtctttaggaaattaaaacaaagatgaatCACTCAAAGATAATGTCAGCACCTGCCTATGGTCTTTCTAAGTGCAGGTACAAGTCAACTGTGAAAGTTGCAACATTCGACACCATGATTCCAAGGCGTCCCTCCTACAGTCCAATCCAATCACAAGTGAGAAAGAAAATCACAAGAGACGACGACAACCTGAAAGAAAAATCATCTAGCAGCAGCAATAACAGAGTCACTGATGTTTTGAGATTGATGGATAGCATGCATTTTCCTGTACCGGCCGATATGTATGCTTCCCTACTGAAAGAATGCACCGACTTGAAGGACATAGTTGGTGGTGCTGAAGTGCATGCTCACATGAACaaccatactactagtacttatGCAAGCCAACAACATTCATTACCACCTCCGCCGCCGCGTCGACTATTATTAGCTACCCGTTTATTACTCATGTACGCATCCTGTGGTCATTTGGATTCTGCCCGTCAAGTGTTTGACAAAATGACCACCAAAGACCCCATGTCTTGGTTGATTATGATTGCTGCTCATGTAGACCACAACTCTCCAGAAGAAGCACTCCATCTGTTCACCCAAATGACTATGCAACAACCACGACAACGATACCAGAATTTAAGATTAATCAACATGAGCATTCCATCGGTTCTGAGGGCGTGCATCCACACTGAAGACTTTGGGCTTGGGAAGCAAGTTCATGGCTTGGTATTTAAGTTAGGGCAGACGGAGGATCTTATCACGTGTACTTCCTTTATTGACCTTTATGCGAAATTCAGACGCCTAGACGACTCACAACGCGTCTTTGATCAAGTATTACCTCGTCTTCGTGACACTGTGACATGGACATCACTGATGGTTGCATACTGTAAAGCAGGATATTTTGAGGTGGTCATTGAGCTGTTTAAGAAGATGAGCAGAGAAGGTGTGAAGAAGAATGGTTTTACAATCTCAACTGTTCTATGTGCGTGTGGGAGGTTTAGTAGAGGAGCTGAGAAGAATGAGGATGATAGGGGACTGTGTGGTAAGCAGGTGCATGCCAACGCCATCAAACTTGGAGTGGTG contains:
- the LOC113344412 gene encoding pentatricopeptide repeat-containing protein At1g31790-like translates to MSAPAYGLSKCRYKSTVKVATFDTMIPRRPSYSPIQSQVRKKITRDDDNLKEKSSSSSNNRVTDVLRLMDSMHFPVPADMYASLLKECTDLKDIVGGAEVHAHMNNHTTSTYASQQHSLPPPPPRRLLLATRLLLMYASCGHLDSARQVFDKMTTKDPMSWLIMIAAHVDHNSPEEALHLFTQMTMQQPRQRYQNLRLINMSIPSVLRACIHTEDFGLGKQVHGLVFKLGQTEDLITCTSFIDLYAKFRRLDDSQRVFDQVLPRLRDTVTWTSLMVAYCKAGYFEVVIELFKKMSREGVKKNGFTISTVLCACGRFSRGAEKNEDDRGLCGKQVHANAIKLGVVESHLYVQCSLVDMYGKCGLMKDSRMAFDWRECSSDVCWSAMVNTYMQHGSYKEAIKLLYLMKNIGIEPPESILTSLRIACAGS